Genomic DNA from Streptomyces sp. GS7:
GTACCGCTGCGGGGTGTTGCCCGGGAGGAGTTCGGCGTGGCCGAGTTTTACCAGGCGGCGGAGGTGGGCTTCGGCTTCGGAGACGGCGATGTTGCGGGAGGCGTAGGGGATCTGGTCCCAGGGGCGGTTCCACTGCATGGCGGTGGCGAGTTGCCAAGGGGTGCGGGGTTCGCGGAGCAGTGCTCTCAGGTCGGAGAGGCGTTCTTCGTGGTGAGCGATGAGCTGGTCTGCGCGGGTGTTGGCGTCGGTGAACGCGTACTGGTGGGCGGGGAGGACCTCGGCGGGGGCGAGACGGGCGATGCGTTCGAGGGAGTCGAGGTAGTCGCCGAGGGGGTCCGTGGTGGTGGTGTCGTCGGGGTCCTCGTAGAGGCCGATGTGCGGGGTGATGCCGGGGAGGAGGTGGTCGCCGGAGAAGAGGCGGCCGGAGCCGGGGGTGCGGGCGGGGTGTTCCTCTTCCAGGTGCAGGCAGACGTGGCCGGGGGTGTGGCCCGGGGTCCAGATGGCGCGGAGGCGGCGGCCGGGGAGGTCGAGGAGTTCGCCGGGGGCGATCGCGCGGTCGGGGAGGGCGGCCCCGCGGCCGGGGAGTCGCCGGCCGCGGCCGGCGGCGCGGGCCTCGCGCAGGGGTGCCAGATGGTCGTCGGGGGCGCCGGCCGCGGTGAGTCTGGCGAGGAGGTAGTCGAGCCACTGGCCCGGTTCGGCCTCGCGGGTGCGCCGGACGACCGCGGCGTCCGCGGCGTGCATCGCGATCCAGGCACCGGAGGTCTCCCGGACCTTGGCGGAGAGGCCGTGGTGGTCCGGGTGGTGGTGGGTGACCAGTACGCCGTGGATGTCGGCGAGGGCGAAGCCGCAGGCGGTGACGCCGGCGGT
This window encodes:
- a CDS encoding MBL fold metallo-hydrolase; this translates as MTPQVIDHRGGVWSIAVPIPDNPLGHTLVHLLETDRGPVLIDTGWDDPDSWDTLTAGVTACGFALADIHGVLVTHHHPDHHGLSAKVRETSGAWIAMHAADAAVVRRTREAEPGQWLDYLLARLTAAGAPDDHLAPLREARAAGRGRRLPGRGAALPDRAIAPGELLDLPGRRLRAIWTPGHTPGHVCLHLEEEHPARTPGSGRLFSGDHLLPGITPHIGLYEDPDDTTTTDPLGDYLDSLERIARLAPAEVLPAHQYAFTDANTRADQLIAHHEERLSDLRALLREPRTPWQLATAMQWNRPWDQIPYASRNIAVSEAEAHLRRLVKLGHAELLPGNTPQRYQAV